Proteins from one Chitinophaga oryzae genomic window:
- a CDS encoding PKD domain-containing protein, with protein MNKLTYIPLLLLFTIGSGCTKDNFDDTDFLNTGTAPTGEAVHFNITDDNSGLVTITPNSAGATAYDIYFGDATTEPVRVLPGQSTTHIYKEGTYPVKVIASGITGQKAETTKQLAVTFRAPESLTITANANLHDLTLSAAALYATGGYKVYFGDAANEVPVLIAEGAHVTHTYAKAGKYQVKVEALSGGAAITTATKEVTIYNALTLPMTFEQPDVSYAWGDFGGSLTTVIPNPYPGGINSSATVGKIIKTKDQTWAGNFISMSSPIDFTGNKKFRVKVYSWRPGLRILLQLERSGDNTFMENMEAVTTKANTWEELTFDFSGKITDNNKKLQNILFFLDNGTQGDGSQNYTILFDDIVLTN; from the coding sequence ATGAACAAACTTACCTATATACCGCTGCTGCTGCTCTTCACCATTGGCAGCGGCTGCACTAAAGACAACTTCGACGATACGGACTTCCTCAACACAGGAACAGCACCCACCGGCGAAGCCGTCCATTTCAACATCACGGACGATAACTCCGGGCTTGTGACCATCACGCCCAACAGCGCCGGCGCTACCGCTTACGATATTTATTTCGGGGACGCCACCACCGAACCTGTGCGCGTACTTCCCGGGCAGAGCACCACCCATATCTACAAGGAAGGTACCTATCCGGTGAAAGTAATCGCCAGCGGCATCACCGGCCAGAAAGCAGAAACCACCAAACAACTCGCTGTAACATTCCGGGCACCTGAAAGCCTGACCATCACGGCCAACGCCAACCTGCACGATCTTACCCTGTCGGCTGCGGCGTTGTACGCGACCGGAGGATATAAAGTGTACTTCGGCGATGCGGCCAATGAAGTACCGGTGTTGATCGCTGAAGGTGCCCATGTTACACACACCTACGCCAAAGCCGGCAAATACCAGGTAAAAGTGGAAGCGCTCAGCGGCGGCGCAGCCATCACCACCGCCACCAAAGAAGTGACCATCTACAACGCGCTCACCCTGCCGATGACATTTGAACAACCGGATGTCAGCTACGCCTGGGGCGATTTTGGCGGCAGCCTCACCACAGTAATACCCAATCCCTATCCCGGCGGTATCAACAGCAGCGCCACCGTTGGTAAAATCATCAAAACGAAAGACCAGACCTGGGCAGGCAATTTCATCAGCATGAGCAGCCCGATAGATTTTACCGGTAACAAAAAGTTCAGGGTGAAAGTATACTCCTGGCGGCCAGGGCTACGCATACTGTTGCAACTGGAAAGAAGCGGTGACAATACTTTTATGGAAAACATGGAAGCCGTTACCACCAAAGCCAATACCTGGGAAGAACTGACGTTCGACTTCAGCGGTAAAATCACGGATAACAACAAAAAATTACAGAACATCCTCTTCTTCCTGGACAACGGCACACAAGGCGATGGCAGCCAAAACTACACCATCCTGTTCGATGACATCGTATTAACCAACTAA
- a CDS encoding KTSC domain-containing protein produces the protein MPSSVIRTYHYDALHAVLRIVFVSGAVYDYEAVPESLYEEMKKTKSKGTFFNRYIKDKFKFSRHRDPHDHA, from the coding sequence ATGCCGTCGTCTGTCATCCGTACATACCATTACGACGCCCTGCATGCTGTACTGCGGATTGTGTTTGTTTCAGGGGCGGTATACGACTATGAAGCCGTACCGGAATCCCTGTATGAGGAAATGAAAAAAACAAAGTCCAAAGGCACCTTTTTCAACCGATACATCAAAGACAAATTTAAATTCTCCCGCCACCGCGATCCGCACGACCACGCCTGA
- a CDS encoding DEAD/DEAH box helicase, whose product MLFEQLGLIEPILKAIKKEGYTQPTPIQLQSIPIVLAGKDLLGCAQTGTGKTAAFAIPILQQLYNTRSGVQGGYKHIRALVLTPTRELATQIDESFEAYGRFTGLKHDVIFGGVPQHRQTIALRNGTDVLIATPGRLLDLMNQGYIYLDHLEIFVLDEADRMLDMGFINDIKKVVRELPEQRQTLFFSATMPPNIAKLANSLLYHPEKVEITPVSTTAERVEQCVFFVKKKDKQQLLDHILQDKNIKRTIVFTQTKHGADRIAKNLRKRNINADALHGDKSQASRQNTLANFKNGRLRVLVATDIAARGIDVEALEHVINYDLPNVSETYVHRIGRTGRAGATGYALSFCATEERPFLNSINKLTKQKIPSVRHPFEESALIEANNADPDAPKAEPRRPKPRNRNRYGRKDKVDKRDQRIDF is encoded by the coding sequence ATGCTATTTGAGCAATTAGGGTTGATTGAGCCCATTTTAAAAGCAATTAAAAAAGAAGGTTATACCCAACCTACCCCCATACAATTACAATCCATTCCGATCGTTTTAGCAGGAAAAGACCTGTTGGGATGTGCGCAGACAGGCACCGGCAAGACCGCCGCTTTCGCCATTCCCATCCTGCAGCAGTTGTACAACACCCGCTCCGGCGTGCAAGGCGGCTATAAGCATATCCGCGCACTGGTACTGACACCTACCCGGGAACTGGCGACACAGATCGACGAAAGTTTTGAAGCGTATGGCCGGTTTACCGGATTAAAACACGACGTGATATTCGGTGGCGTGCCGCAACACCGGCAGACCATCGCGCTGCGCAACGGCACAGACGTGCTGATTGCCACGCCGGGCCGCCTGCTGGACCTGATGAACCAGGGGTATATTTACCTGGACCACCTCGAGATATTTGTACTGGACGAAGCCGACCGCATGCTGGACATGGGCTTCATCAACGATATCAAGAAGGTAGTACGTGAGCTGCCAGAACAGCGCCAGACACTGTTCTTCTCCGCTACCATGCCCCCCAATATCGCCAAGCTGGCCAACTCACTGCTGTACCACCCGGAGAAAGTAGAGATCACACCGGTGTCCACTACCGCTGAAAGAGTGGAACAGTGCGTGTTCTTCGTGAAGAAAAAAGACAAACAACAACTGCTGGACCATATCCTGCAGGACAAAAATATCAAACGCACGATCGTATTCACACAAACCAAACACGGCGCCGACCGTATCGCCAAAAACCTGCGTAAGCGTAATATCAACGCAGACGCCCTGCATGGCGACAAGTCACAGGCGTCCCGGCAGAATACGCTGGCCAATTTCAAAAATGGCCGTTTACGCGTGCTCGTTGCCACTGACATCGCTGCCAGAGGTATCGACGTGGAAGCACTGGAACATGTGATCAACTACGACCTGCCCAACGTATCAGAAACGTACGTACACCGCATAGGCCGTACCGGCCGCGCAGGAGCCACCGGCTACGCCCTCTCTTTCTGCGCCACTGAAGAGCGTCCTTTCCTCAACAGCATCAACAAACTGACCAAACAGAAGATCCCTTCCGTGCGTCATCCGTTTGAAGAATCTGCGCTGATCGAGGCTAATAACGCCGATCCGGATGCTCCGAAAGCAGAACCCAGAAGGCCAAAACCACGTAACCGTAACCGTTATGGCCGTAAAGACAAGGTGGATAAACGTGATCAGAGAATAGATTTTTAA
- a CDS encoding LytR/AlgR family response regulator transcription factor → MTVYILEDEINILKHIMALVNEIPYLQVVGYSGEIAKAQEEIPSLQPELILADIQLKDGNSFTLFSRIDVTASQIIFITAYDQYALQALNLGAFAYLLKPIETTVFEEAVDRCFKKSEQQKFNQHQLEIAANHYKGGTRPRRVALRSAEYTQIIDIEDIIYCKSDRGYTTFYLKNGSSILVSKVLKEYEALLPEETFIRCHQSYLVNGNYVSKYYKEGYLEMFNGETVPVSDRKREVVLSFIDKI, encoded by the coding sequence ATGACTGTTTATATACTCGAAGATGAAATCAATATCCTGAAACATATTATGGCGCTTGTGAATGAGATTCCCTACCTGCAGGTAGTGGGCTATTCCGGTGAAATTGCAAAGGCACAGGAAGAGATACCCTCGCTTCAGCCCGAGCTGATCCTGGCAGACATACAATTGAAAGACGGCAACAGCTTCACACTATTCAGCCGTATCGATGTTACCGCCAGCCAGATTATTTTTATCACCGCCTATGACCAGTATGCCTTACAGGCGCTGAACCTCGGCGCTTTCGCTTACCTGCTGAAACCGATCGAAACAACTGTTTTTGAAGAAGCGGTGGACCGTTGTTTCAAAAAAAGCGAGCAACAGAAATTCAATCAGCATCAGCTGGAAATAGCCGCCAATCATTATAAAGGCGGAACACGCCCGCGCCGCGTGGCGCTCAGGAGCGCGGAGTACACGCAGATCATCGATATAGAAGATATCATTTATTGTAAGAGCGACCGGGGATACACCACTTTCTACCTCAAGAATGGCAGTTCCATCCTTGTCTCCAAAGTACTGAAGGAATATGAAGCGCTGTTGCCGGAAGAAACGTTTATCCGTTGCCATCAGTCTTATCTTGTGAATGGAAATTACGTCAGCAAATATTACAAGGAAGGCTATCTTGAAATGTTTAACGGTGAGACGGTACCGGTATCTGACCGCAAGAGAGAGGTGGTACTCAGCTTTATCGACAAAATATAA
- a CDS encoding PKD domain-containing protein — MIKHITLTFLFGAVLLLAGSCGKDDYKFGDLTTPGKPVLTLTVNGKDAAHPNGDGSGTIQLNISSEHAYNYKVDFGDGQAPKTGTVSAYTYTYKHTGVKKFTITVYASGKAGITSTNTMEVEIYRAFTPAPELVSMLTNNGVKKWRVDKDAPGHLGVSAADVFTPAWWAAAPDEKAGLGIYDDIYTFNANGNVFTHTTNNDLFGKKEYLKDFDPAMTGTGDYTLTGAKAADYTETFGYDGSATEEFITFPVKGHLGIYLGTHKFQVLERTDTHMTLRCVQEPGAWYVKLIAIQ; from the coding sequence ATGATCAAACATATAACACTGACATTCCTTTTCGGCGCCGTGCTGTTGCTGGCCGGCAGCTGCGGCAAAGACGACTACAAGTTCGGTGATCTCACCACACCGGGCAAACCAGTACTCACACTTACGGTTAACGGGAAAGACGCAGCCCATCCAAACGGCGACGGCTCCGGCACCATACAGCTGAACATCAGTTCAGAGCACGCCTATAACTACAAAGTGGATTTCGGCGACGGCCAGGCGCCCAAAACAGGTACCGTCAGCGCCTATACGTACACTTATAAACATACCGGTGTAAAGAAGTTCACCATCACCGTGTATGCCTCCGGCAAAGCCGGCATTACCAGTACCAATACCATGGAAGTGGAGATATACCGCGCGTTCACGCCCGCCCCTGAGCTGGTCAGCATGTTGACCAACAACGGCGTCAAGAAATGGCGGGTAGACAAAGATGCTCCCGGTCATCTCGGCGTATCTGCCGCCGATGTATTCACGCCGGCATGGTGGGCTGCCGCTCCTGATGAAAAAGCCGGCCTCGGCATCTACGATGACATCTACACCTTCAATGCAAACGGCAATGTGTTCACCCACACCACCAACAATGACCTCTTCGGCAAAAAGGAATACCTAAAAGACTTCGATCCAGCCATGACAGGCACAGGAGACTATACCCTTACCGGTGCTAAAGCCGCCGACTATACGGAAACATTCGGATACGACGGCAGCGCCACTGAAGAATTTATCACCTTCCCCGTAAAAGGCCATCTTGGCATCTACCTGGGAACACATAAGTTCCAGGTACTGGAAAGGACCGACACGCATATGACGTTACGTTGTGTGCAGGAGCCGGGTGCATGGTATGTTAAACTAATCGCAATTCAATAA
- a CDS encoding tetratricopeptide repeat-containing sensor histidine kinase translates to MIKLFNTHKLLLPLFVALYWCAGCRMPDQKKAPDNTGVSDKNYISFILSGDTAKTKPYMDGLRALLAQLDSTPDKAVNPWYRYLRGNLYTLEKKYDSASLSFRQVVPASRQTDLQTLKDYATLNRALSSSDIAQADLVTRILEAVKRAEQHQSVFTYRLYDLLAKSYYNNQNVAKALEYTQQYYNHHPFRTHPNIRQRYFDIAFLLAARQLNTAAMERFLDSARQLAVQIDDTLAIARTYDYESQLYSARKEFGKAVAPERRYFSYLQSQQKLNLQAFNNMATTFVRNYQTDSAIYYYKAAILWAGQQPEKMNLLLEYQGLHEAYKQKGDYKNALEALHAAFNIFGRNMQVIEASRIEELHTQYQTEKKDQAIAALQMNNELNKKVISQQRWIFVGVCTLLAIVAFYVYNIYRQKLLKEKNERLSIENKRLLLEQKTRQMQLNPHFIYNAIANMQGLISADKKREANAYLVSFSKLMRNVLELNRHDLITLEDEISSLKNYIELQQMRFEHTFSYSIDTDDTDVSSILIPPMLVQPFVENSIEHGFKSIDYRGMLTITFRQEQQQLVICIDDNGAGEQEKTHGPREKKSLSRIITQERLDLLFNKTTREAHFEAQPKTEGQGFRATIYLPLLTD, encoded by the coding sequence ATGATCAAACTGTTCAATACACATAAGTTATTACTTCCCTTGTTTGTTGCCCTTTATTGGTGCGCCGGTTGCAGGATGCCGGACCAAAAGAAGGCTCCTGACAATACCGGCGTATCCGATAAAAACTATATATCCTTCATCCTTTCCGGCGATACGGCTAAAACAAAGCCGTATATGGATGGCCTCCGCGCGCTGCTGGCGCAGCTGGACTCCACGCCCGACAAAGCTGTTAACCCCTGGTACCGCTATCTGCGCGGTAACCTGTATACACTGGAAAAGAAATATGACAGCGCCTCACTCTCCTTCCGCCAGGTAGTGCCGGCCTCCAGGCAGACAGACCTGCAAACGTTAAAGGACTACGCCACGCTGAACCGAGCGTTGTCCAGCTCCGATATTGCCCAGGCTGATCTGGTAACCCGCATCCTGGAGGCCGTAAAAAGGGCGGAACAACATCAGAGTGTGTTCACCTACCGGCTGTACGACCTGCTGGCGAAATCCTACTACAACAATCAGAATGTGGCCAAGGCACTGGAGTACACGCAGCAGTACTACAATCACCATCCATTCCGCACCCATCCGAATATCCGTCAGCGTTATTTCGATATTGCCTTTCTGCTCGCCGCACGGCAACTCAATACTGCCGCTATGGAACGGTTCCTGGACAGCGCCCGACAGCTGGCGGTGCAGATAGACGACACGCTGGCGATCGCCCGCACCTACGACTATGAATCGCAGCTTTATTCCGCCCGAAAAGAGTTTGGCAAAGCCGTTGCGCCCGAGCGGCGCTATTTTAGCTACCTGCAATCGCAGCAGAAGCTGAACCTGCAGGCATTTAATAATATGGCAACCACGTTTGTACGCAATTACCAGACAGATTCGGCCATTTATTATTATAAAGCCGCTATCTTATGGGCAGGGCAGCAGCCTGAGAAAATGAACCTGCTGCTGGAATACCAGGGGTTGCATGAAGCCTACAAACAAAAAGGCGATTACAAAAATGCGCTGGAGGCTTTACATGCAGCTTTCAACATCTTTGGCCGTAACATGCAGGTCATTGAAGCTTCCAGGATAGAAGAACTGCACACCCAGTACCAGACAGAGAAAAAAGACCAGGCGATTGCGGCGTTGCAGATGAACAACGAACTGAATAAAAAGGTCATCTCCCAGCAACGCTGGATTTTCGTAGGCGTCTGCACGTTATTGGCCATCGTTGCCTTTTATGTGTATAACATCTACCGCCAGAAGCTGCTCAAAGAGAAAAACGAAAGACTGTCCATTGAAAACAAACGGCTGCTGCTGGAACAGAAGACCCGCCAGATGCAGCTGAACCCTCACTTTATCTACAACGCCATTGCCAATATGCAGGGCCTGATCAGCGCGGATAAAAAGCGGGAAGCCAACGCATACCTGGTATCTTTCTCCAAACTGATGCGCAATGTGCTGGAGCTGAACCGCCACGACCTGATAACTTTGGAGGATGAAATCAGCTCACTGAAGAACTACATCGAACTGCAGCAGATGCGTTTTGAACACACATTTTCCTACAGTATTGATACTGACGATACCGATGTGTCGTCTATCCTGATACCCCCCATGCTGGTGCAGCCATTCGTGGAAAACTCCATAGAACACGGCTTTAAGTCCATCGATTACCGCGGTATGCTGACCATCACCTTCCGCCAGGAGCAACAGCAGCTGGTGATTTGTATCGACGATAACGGCGCGGGAGAACAGGAAAAGACGCATGGCCCGCGGGAGAAAAAGTCATTGTCACGCATCATTACACAGGAACGGCTGGACCTCCTGTTCAACAAGACGACCCGCGAAGCGCACTTCGAAGCTCAGCCCAAAACAGAGGGGCAGGGCTTCCGGGCGACCATCTATCTACCTTTATTAACTGATTAA
- a CDS encoding family 16 glycosylhydrolase — MKHLTGMMMGLLVSLSSCGKSNDNPPAEKKAPLNLVVNTVVSTDSSGTVTFTAAAENAVSYDYDFGNGYIRTTANGSTSYTYNTPGVNNYTVKVTAKSADGLTVGQSLSVAVPVSTKLLWSDEFNQDGAPDPKNWGYDIGTGDNGWGNNEAQYYTDRTQNAAISNGTLKINAVKESYNGRDYTSARLLTKGKFNFTYGRVEVSAKLPAGGGTWPAIWMLGSNIATAGWPACGEIDIMEHKGNEPQKIYGTVHHPGHAGGNADGGTTMAANLAGAFHKYTLDWSPAQLRWYVDDKLYFTFNNAAGLPFNHDYFILLNFAIGGTFGGAIDPAFTKGTMEVDYVRVYKH; from the coding sequence ATGAAGCATTTAACCGGAATGATGATGGGGCTGCTCGTTTCCCTGAGCAGCTGCGGAAAATCAAATGACAACCCACCGGCGGAAAAAAAAGCGCCGCTGAACCTGGTCGTCAACACTGTCGTGAGCACCGACAGCAGCGGCACCGTGACCTTTACGGCAGCCGCCGAAAACGCCGTCAGTTATGACTATGACTTCGGCAACGGGTATATCAGAACTACCGCCAACGGCAGTACGAGTTATACATATAACACACCGGGAGTGAATAACTACACGGTGAAAGTCACCGCTAAAAGCGCCGATGGCCTTACCGTCGGTCAATCATTGTCTGTAGCTGTCCCGGTGTCCACGAAGCTGCTCTGGTCCGACGAGTTTAACCAGGACGGCGCGCCGGACCCGAAAAACTGGGGCTATGACATCGGCACCGGCGATAACGGCTGGGGCAACAACGAAGCCCAGTACTACACCGATCGCACTCAGAACGCCGCCATTTCCAACGGCACGCTGAAAATCAATGCGGTAAAGGAAAGCTATAACGGGAGAGACTATACGTCTGCCCGCCTGCTCACCAAAGGCAAGTTTAATTTCACCTATGGCCGCGTGGAAGTCAGCGCCAAACTGCCCGCAGGCGGCGGCACCTGGCCGGCCATCTGGATGCTGGGCAGCAATATCGCCACCGCGGGATGGCCCGCCTGCGGCGAGATAGACATTATGGAACATAAAGGCAACGAACCGCAGAAAATATACGGCACCGTGCATCATCCGGGCCATGCCGGCGGTAACGCCGACGGCGGCACCACCATGGCTGCCAATCTGGCCGGCGCGTTCCATAAGTATACATTGGACTGGTCGCCTGCGCAGCTCCGCTGGTATGTGGATGATAAACTCTATTTTACGTTTAACAATGCAGCCGGCCTGCCTTTCAACCATGATTACTTTATCCTGCTCAATTTCGCTATCGGCGGAACTTTTGGCGGCGCTATCGACCCGGCCTTCACCAAAGGGACCATGGAAGTAGACTATGTAAGAGTGTATAAGCACTAA
- a CDS encoding helix-turn-helix transcriptional regulator, protein MPVNRNALIRYKTIDACLRNRRRRWTLANLIDKVSEALYDYEGMEKGISRRTIQADIQMMRSDKLGYNAPIIIVEKKYYTYEDPGYSITNIPLSEHDLTRMTEAVEVLKQFRGFSHFQHLNDVVQKLEGHVYASSHNQRTVVDFEKNEHLRGLSYLGMIYDAIVREQTLLVKYQSFRAKSASEMHLHAWWLKEFKNRWFVVGTKNATAGIITLALDRIEELKIDETETYRPNLDGHTPEDYYQHAIGPTVARVRPQRVTILVTPEHAPYVLTKPLHHSQQVVSEGTEGTVVTIMVEHNFELEREILGFADGMKVLGPEKLRRAIQWKLRRAADIYDTEN, encoded by the coding sequence ATGCCTGTTAACCGTAACGCATTAATAAGATATAAAACTATTGACGCCTGCCTCCGAAACCGCCGCCGGCGCTGGACTTTAGCGAACCTGATCGACAAAGTGTCTGAAGCGCTGTATGACTATGAAGGCATGGAAAAGGGCATCAGCCGCCGTACCATACAGGCGGACATACAGATGATGCGCAGCGATAAGCTGGGCTATAATGCGCCTATTATTATAGTAGAGAAAAAGTATTATACCTACGAAGACCCCGGCTATAGCATTACCAATATCCCGCTGAGCGAGCATGACCTGACCCGCATGACGGAAGCCGTGGAGGTACTGAAGCAGTTCAGGGGCTTTTCCCATTTCCAGCACCTGAACGACGTGGTGCAGAAACTGGAAGGCCATGTGTATGCTTCGTCACATAACCAGCGGACGGTGGTCGACTTCGAAAAAAATGAACACCTGCGGGGATTGTCGTATCTCGGCATGATCTATGATGCCATTGTCCGGGAACAGACCCTGTTGGTAAAATACCAGTCCTTCCGCGCTAAATCCGCCAGTGAAATGCACCTGCACGCCTGGTGGCTGAAAGAGTTTAAGAACCGCTGGTTTGTGGTAGGAACGAAAAATGCCACCGCCGGTATCATTACCCTGGCGCTGGACAGGATCGAGGAGTTGAAAATCGATGAAACCGAAACTTACCGCCCTAACCTGGACGGGCATACGCCGGAAGACTACTATCAACATGCCATCGGGCCTACCGTTGCCAGGGTAAGACCGCAACGGGTGACGATCCTGGTGACGCCGGAACATGCTCCCTATGTGCTGACCAAGCCGCTGCATCATAGTCAGCAGGTGGTCTCCGAAGGAACAGAAGGGACCGTCGTTACCATAATGGTGGAACATAATTTCGAGCTGGAGCGGGAAATCCTCGGTTTTGCGGACGGTATGAAGGTGCTGGGGCCGGAGAAGCTGCGCAGGGCTATCCAATGGAAGCTACGACGTGCGGCAGATATATATGATACAGAAAATTAA
- a CDS encoding GlxA family transcriptional regulator gives MRIAILDYENAVPSSVAGPADILAAMARTAPLLTGSPVSVRFEIDFVREKDGQLWRRAMGTAVPVKLPKQEVYDLVIVPAMESDKIMPVVQQERRLIDWLRQQHLQQAELASICVGAFLLGATGLLNGKVATTHWLFADRFRALYPEVEVQDDKIIVDQGSIYTCGGAFSFTTFMMYLVEKFCGHEAAIIASKILMINMHQQPQDAFSIFRLQHDHTDDLIGKAQHFIEKNYAEAISIEALAARHNMSIRHFIRRFEQATGNTPLAYLQRVRIEAAKKMLESSQEGVEQIAFRCGYEDMSFFRKIFKRYVAMTPKAYKEKYGRNGLRLVTAGMAS, from the coding sequence ATGCGTATTGCTATTCTCGATTATGAAAATGCCGTACCCTCCAGTGTGGCGGGCCCGGCAGACATCCTGGCCGCTATGGCGCGGACGGCGCCGTTGCTTACAGGCAGCCCTGTCAGCGTGAGGTTTGAGATAGATTTTGTGAGAGAGAAGGATGGCCAGCTCTGGCGAAGAGCCATGGGAACGGCTGTGCCGGTCAAATTGCCCAAACAGGAAGTCTATGACCTGGTGATCGTACCAGCCATGGAGTCGGACAAGATAATGCCGGTGGTGCAGCAGGAGCGGCGGCTGATCGACTGGCTGCGGCAGCAGCACCTGCAGCAGGCTGAACTGGCCAGCATCTGCGTAGGCGCATTTTTGCTGGGGGCCACCGGTCTGCTCAACGGGAAAGTGGCCACCACGCACTGGCTCTTTGCCGACCGTTTCCGGGCGTTGTACCCGGAAGTGGAAGTGCAGGATGATAAGATTATCGTTGACCAGGGCAGTATTTACACCTGTGGCGGCGCTTTCAGCTTCACTACTTTTATGATGTACCTCGTGGAGAAATTTTGCGGGCATGAAGCAGCCATCATTGCTTCCAAGATATTGATGATCAACATGCATCAACAGCCACAGGACGCTTTTTCCATTTTCCGGCTACAGCATGACCACACCGATGACCTGATCGGTAAAGCCCAGCACTTCATCGAAAAAAACTATGCAGAGGCCATCAGTATCGAGGCGCTGGCAGCCCGGCATAATATGAGCATCCGGCATTTCATCCGCCGGTTTGAGCAGGCCACAGGCAATACGCCGCTGGCCTACCTGCAACGGGTGCGTATCGAAGCTGCCAAAAAAATGCTGGAAAGCAGCCAGGAGGGCGTAGAACAGATCGCTTTCCGCTGTGGTTATGAAGATATGAGCTTCTTTCGCAAAATATTCAAGCGGTATGTGGCGATGACGCCCAAAGCCTACAAGGAAAAATACGGCCGGAACGGCCTGCGGCTGGTCACAGCCGGCATGGCCTCCTGA
- a CDS encoding TROVE domain-containing protein, whose protein sequence is MKFNLFTKGTQKVTNHAGAPAYKTTPEMELYTSVVTASLNDQFYEGAGDRLARICALMDKNDPAFIARLAVYAREKMYLRSIPMVLAVEMAKRFSGHALVGKTVARVVQRADEITEILAYYTMANKRTQVKKLNKLSKQVQKGLAEAFNHFDEYQFAKYNRKTAISLKDALFLVHPKAKDNAQQEVFNKIVTGTLSVPYTWETTLSAVGQRSFACETDKRAAMREAWEELITSKQLGYMATMRNLRNMLQADISPAHIGLVCDYLANETAVWNSKQLPFRYLAAYRELKDVQHGLTGQLMQALETAVKTSVTHLKGFDVNTRVVIACDVSGSMQFPLSPRSKVTGYDVGLMLGMLLQHKCRHVISGMFGDTWKTVALPGNSILSNVDAFHRRAGEVGYSTNGYLVIKDLIERGHVADKIMLFTDCQLWDSTGKQNTFAGSWATYKQQVAPNAKLYLFDLQGQGTTPVDVRQNDVHLISGWSDKVFDVMEAIENGQTALEHIHSITL, encoded by the coding sequence ATGAAATTCAATCTTTTCACCAAAGGCACCCAAAAGGTAACCAATCATGCAGGCGCACCGGCGTATAAGACAACTCCGGAAATGGAACTGTACACCAGCGTGGTGACAGCTTCTCTGAATGACCAGTTCTATGAAGGAGCCGGTGACAGACTGGCTCGTATCTGCGCACTGATGGACAAAAACGATCCGGCCTTTATAGCCAGGCTGGCCGTGTATGCCCGCGAAAAAATGTACCTGCGCAGCATCCCGATGGTATTGGCCGTGGAAATGGCCAAACGCTTCAGCGGCCATGCGCTGGTAGGTAAAACAGTGGCGCGTGTGGTACAACGTGCGGATGAAATCACGGAAATACTGGCCTATTATACCATGGCCAACAAACGTACACAGGTAAAAAAGCTGAATAAGCTGAGCAAACAGGTTCAGAAAGGGCTGGCGGAAGCCTTCAACCACTTCGATGAATACCAGTTTGCGAAATACAACCGCAAAACAGCCATCTCGCTGAAAGACGCATTGTTCCTGGTACACCCGAAAGCCAAAGACAATGCCCAGCAGGAAGTGTTCAACAAAATAGTCACCGGCACGCTTTCCGTGCCCTATACCTGGGAAACCACCCTGTCGGCCGTTGGTCAGCGTTCCTTTGCCTGTGAAACTGATAAAAGAGCGGCCATGCGCGAAGCCTGGGAAGAACTGATCACCAGCAAACAACTGGGATATATGGCTACCATGCGGAACCTGCGCAATATGCTGCAGGCGGATATCAGCCCGGCGCATATCGGCCTGGTATGCGATTACCTGGCCAACGAGACAGCGGTATGGAATTCCAAACAGTTGCCTTTCCGCTACCTCGCCGCATACCGCGAACTGAAAGATGTGCAGCACGGCCTTACCGGTCAACTGATGCAGGCGCTGGAAACCGCTGTCAAAACCAGCGTAACACACCTGAAAGGATTCGATGTCAACACCCGCGTGGTCATCGCCTGCGATGTGTCCGGATCCATGCAGTTCCCGCTGTCTCCCCGCAGCAAAGTCACCGGTTACGACGTCGGCCTGATGCTCGGCATGTTACTGCAGCATAAATGCAGGCATGTTATCAGCGGTATGTTCGGGGACACCTGGAAAACCGTAGCGCTGCCGGGTAACAGCATCCTCTCCAATGTCGACGCGTTCCACCGGAGAGCGGGAGAAGTCGGCTACTCCACCAACGGCTACCTTGTAATAAAAGACCTGATCGAACGCGGCCACGTGGCTGATAAGATCATGCTCTTCACCGACTGCCAGCTATGGGACAGCACCGGCAAACAAAATACATTTGCCGGCAGCTGGGCCACCTACAAACAGCAGGTGGCGCCCAACGCCAAACTGTACCTCTTTGACCTGCAAGGCCAGGGTACAACACCGGTGGATGTACGTCAAAATGATGTACACCTTATCAGCGGCTGGAGCGATAAAGTGTTTGATGTAATGGAAGCCATCGAAAATGGTCAGACTGCACTGGAACACATCCATAGTATAACCCTTTAA